A region from the Nesterenkonia lacusekhoensis genome encodes:
- a CDS encoding phosphotransferase family protein → MTERADAHVAELAGLRGAEALLSDEGLSELLGTETEATHLRLKPGHSVVVSHRLRGSDQHGWTVLADDADKYAKLLIRAAELGQEVTVHRSESPYLVSGAVWADRWLGRELAAAHEALGPEARWRILRYNPRRRVVAVVDHLSAQGEPAQHVVRVSAGSLGHIVSTAERWRAAGLPVTRMKPLGGRGTATTAPLWGHTDLLKDPFVPAARTAGRRIAELHSLPVTEAEPVLPALEADVDGCVDAVAQIAPWLADRVEALAEKLTSTAMAQNPGRPVELHGDLSPDQIVLAAPGSHKIRIIDLDRAGLGPAMRDVGSWAASCRTSGQPELLEAFLAGYQEISATDPAAMALWESYAHLASALDPFRNCDADWAAKVTMRIESAETAVENCALSTP, encoded by the coding sequence GTGACTGAACGTGCGGATGCCCATGTGGCAGAGCTTGCCGGGCTACGCGGCGCCGAGGCGCTGCTGAGCGATGAGGGGCTCTCAGAGCTCCTCGGGACCGAGACCGAGGCGACCCACCTGCGGCTGAAGCCGGGACACTCGGTGGTCGTCAGCCACCGGCTCCGGGGTTCCGACCAGCACGGCTGGACTGTGCTCGCCGACGACGCCGACAAATACGCCAAGCTGCTGATCCGGGCCGCCGAGCTCGGCCAGGAGGTCACCGTCCACCGCTCGGAGAGCCCCTACCTGGTCTCCGGAGCCGTCTGGGCCGACCGCTGGCTGGGCCGGGAGCTGGCCGCCGCCCATGAGGCCCTCGGCCCGGAGGCCCGCTGGCGCATCCTCCGGTACAACCCGCGCCGGCGGGTGGTCGCCGTCGTGGACCACCTCTCCGCCCAGGGGGAGCCCGCCCAGCATGTGGTGCGGGTCTCCGCCGGAAGCCTGGGTCACATCGTCTCCACCGCCGAGCGCTGGCGCGCGGCCGGCCTGCCGGTGACCCGGATGAAGCCGCTGGGCGGACGGGGCACGGCCACCACCGCACCCCTCTGGGGGCACACCGACCTGCTGAAGGACCCCTTCGTCCCGGCCGCGCGGACGGCCGGCCGGCGGATCGCCGAGCTGCACAGCCTCCCCGTCACGGAGGCGGAGCCTGTGCTGCCGGCGCTGGAGGCCGACGTCGACGGCTGTGTGGACGCCGTCGCGCAGATCGCGCCCTGGCTGGCGGACCGTGTGGAGGCCCTGGCGGAGAAGCTGACCTCCACCGCCATGGCCCAGAACCCCGGACGGCCGGTGGAGCTGCACGGGGACCTCTCCCCCGACCAGATCGTGCTGGCGGCCCCCGGCAGCCATAAGATCCGGATCATCGACCTGGACCGCGCCGGTCTGGGGCCTGCCATGCGCGACGTCGGCTCCTGGGCTGCCTCCTGCCGAACCTCCGGGCAGCCGGAGCTGCTGGAGGCCTTCCTGGCCGGATATCAGGAGATCTCAGCGACCGACCCCGCTGCGATGGCTCTGTGGGAGAGCTATGCACATCTGGCCTCAGCGCTGGACCCCTTCCGCAACTGTGACGCCGACTGGGCCGCTAAAGTGACCATGAGAATCGAATCGGCTGAGACTGCTGTGGAGAACTGTGCACTATCTACCCCCTGA
- a CDS encoding ABC transporter ATP-binding protein — protein sequence MSPRNTSGQELSPRAQHRQALMRTLRMIGPHLKEHKVLIALGMLALIGDVLFRILEPWPVKFAVDNVTEALGAEISEVEAVPEDVGTVLAFWAVMLALIVGGRAVCNYISTIAFAKTGVKVATRLRSRVFDHIQSLSLRYHSKASVGDTSQRLVGDMGRLQEVAVTAGLPLVGNLLTLIALFVVVIVLNPVLSMVVLATAAMYFLISRFASPKITTASRATRKGEGQLVGDAAEALAAIRVVQAYGLEDTVAQGFAAGNQKALKAGIKARKLAARLERSTDLLVGISTAVVLGFGGWQVLGGVMTPGDMVLFLMYLKIAMKPLRDMAKYTGRIARAAASGERIADLLDEPVEITDPDPALPMGRVRGDIAFYRVTTKDGHGRELFRDLSLHIPAGQRVGLLGPSGAGKSTLAGYLLRLADVDSGAVLVDGYDTRRVTREDLRSNVSILLQESVLFATSVRENIRYGRLDATDEEVEDAARRAGAHDFIMALPEGYDSVLGNRGDTLSGGQRQRIAIARALVRDAPVVILDEATSGLDPASRALVESSLRELTRGRTTVAITHDLSTIQGLDRILWLDGGQIVEDGSPEELLADEDSMLARWAATQRESMQDQRLDVEDRV from the coding sequence GTGAGTCCCAGGAACACCTCCGGCCAGGAGCTCTCACCGCGGGCCCAGCACCGCCAGGCGCTGATGCGCACGCTGCGGATGATCGGGCCGCATCTGAAGGAGCACAAGGTCCTGATCGCGCTGGGCATGCTGGCGCTGATCGGGGACGTCCTCTTCCGCATCCTGGAGCCCTGGCCGGTCAAGTTCGCCGTGGACAACGTGACCGAGGCCCTCGGCGCGGAGATCTCAGAGGTGGAGGCCGTCCCCGAGGACGTCGGCACCGTGCTGGCCTTCTGGGCCGTGATGCTCGCGCTCATCGTGGGCGGCCGTGCGGTGTGCAATTACATCTCCACCATCGCCTTCGCCAAGACCGGGGTGAAGGTGGCCACCCGGCTGCGTTCCCGCGTCTTCGACCACATCCAGAGCCTCTCCCTGCGCTACCACTCCAAGGCCAGCGTGGGCGACACCTCGCAGCGGCTGGTGGGAGACATGGGACGCCTCCAGGAGGTGGCGGTCACCGCCGGGCTGCCGCTGGTGGGCAATCTGCTCACCCTGATCGCCCTGTTCGTGGTGGTGATCGTGCTGAACCCGGTGCTCTCCATGGTGGTGCTGGCCACCGCCGCGATGTACTTCCTGATCAGCCGCTTCGCCTCCCCCAAGATCACCACCGCCTCCCGGGCCACCCGCAAGGGCGAGGGCCAGCTGGTGGGCGACGCCGCCGAGGCCCTGGCCGCCATCCGTGTGGTCCAGGCCTACGGGCTGGAGGACACCGTGGCGCAGGGCTTCGCCGCCGGCAACCAGAAGGCGCTGAAGGCGGGCATCAAGGCCCGCAAGCTCGCCGCCCGGCTGGAGCGCTCCACCGACCTGCTGGTGGGCATCTCCACCGCGGTGGTGCTGGGCTTCGGCGGCTGGCAGGTGCTGGGCGGGGTGATGACCCCGGGCGATATGGTGCTGTTCCTGATGTATCTGAAGATCGCCATGAAGCCGCTGCGGGACATGGCCAAGTACACCGGGCGCATCGCCCGTGCGGCGGCCTCCGGCGAGCGCATCGCCGATCTGCTGGACGAGCCGGTGGAGATCACCGACCCGGACCCCGCGCTGCCCATGGGCCGGGTCCGCGGAGACATCGCCTTCTACCGGGTCACCACCAAGGACGGGCACGGCCGCGAGCTCTTCAGGGACCTGAGCCTGCACATCCCCGCCGGCCAGCGGGTGGGCCTGCTGGGCCCCTCCGGCGCAGGCAAGTCCACGTTGGCGGGCTACCTGCTGCGGCTGGCCGACGTCGACTCCGGCGCCGTGCTGGTGGACGGCTATGACACCCGGCGGGTCACCCGTGAGGACCTGCGCAGCAACGTCTCCATCCTGCTGCAGGAGTCGGTGCTGTTCGCGACCTCCGTGCGGGAGAACATCCGCTACGGCCGGCTCGACGCCACCGATGAGGAGGTCGAGGACGCGGCCAGGCGGGCCGGAGCCCATGACTTCATCATGGCGCTGCCGGAGGGCTACGACTCGGTGCTCGGCAACCGCGGGGACACGCTCTCCGGCGGGCAGCGGCAGCGGATCGCGATCGCCAGGGCGCTGGTCCGCGACGCTCCGGTGGTGATCCTGGACGAGGCCACCTCCGGCCTGGATCCGGCCTCCAGGGCGCTGGTGGAGTCCTCGCTGCGGGAGCTCACCCGCGGCCGGACCACAGTTGCCATCACGCATGATCTCAGCACCATCCAAGGTTTGGACCGCATCCTATGGTTGGACGGAGGACAGATCGTCGAGGACGGCTCCCCGGAGGAGCTGCTCGCCGATGAGGACAGCATGCTGGCCCGCTGGGCCGCGACTCAGCGCGAGTCCATGCAGGACCAGCGCCTGGACGTAGAGGATCGTGTGTGA
- a CDS encoding RcpC/CpaB family pilus assembly protein, with translation MSTHTDAAGTALNTRRQRRSYAGAPQEEPETQETVAARRGRARPAARPRAGGGPQALGSGASPSCDLRADQARSAGAPRSASEAAVRHRRSARRDPGRSGRRSRPPRVQRRLRGSSARRVLQRLRIPVALLVGICAVGAGILAGGETQVETATAVQVSSPVAAGQTLTAADLEETQVDVAAVPDQQAQLDQLLGRQVAVPLPAGALVHQEHLVGPGLLEGQEDGVVAVPVRPADTAIVGMLTPGQTVDVLVSADSAESGSSSRTVAAAAPVLWTPTSEDENWLPGAGEAGNVVIVAVEAETAEAIAEATHEGRLHLSLVGRQG, from the coding sequence ATGAGCACCCACACCGACGCCGCCGGCACAGCCCTGAACACACGCCGTCAGCGCCGCAGCTACGCCGGCGCCCCACAGGAGGAGCCTGAGACTCAGGAGACGGTGGCTGCCCGTCGCGGGAGAGCCCGACCAGCAGCACGACCGAGGGCCGGCGGCGGTCCGCAGGCTCTGGGCTCCGGTGCCTCGCCCTCCTGCGATCTGCGTGCTGACCAGGCTCGCTCGGCCGGCGCGCCACGGTCAGCATCCGAGGCCGCAGTGCGGCATCGACGCTCGGCGCGCCGCGACCCCGGCCGGTCCGGCCGCAGGAGCCGACCGCCCCGGGTCCAGCGGCGGCTGCGCGGATCCTCCGCGCGCAGGGTGTTGCAGCGTCTTCGGATCCCGGTGGCTCTGCTGGTGGGCATCTGCGCCGTGGGAGCAGGGATCCTTGCCGGAGGTGAGACCCAGGTGGAGACGGCGACGGCGGTTCAGGTCTCCTCCCCGGTGGCCGCCGGCCAGACTCTCACCGCCGCGGATCTGGAGGAGACGCAGGTGGATGTGGCCGCAGTCCCGGATCAGCAGGCTCAGCTCGATCAGCTGCTCGGCCGGCAGGTGGCGGTGCCGCTGCCGGCCGGGGCGCTGGTGCACCAGGAGCACCTGGTGGGGCCCGGACTGCTGGAGGGACAGGAGGATGGAGTGGTCGCTGTGCCGGTGCGCCCGGCAGACACCGCCATCGTGGGGATGCTGACCCCGGGCCAGACCGTGGACGTGCTGGTCTCGGCCGACTCTGCCGAGTCGGGATCCTCCTCGCGCACAGTGGCCGCAGCCGCGCCGGTGCTGTGGACACCCACCTCAGAGGACGAGAACTGGCTTCCCGGGGCGGGAGAGGCCGGCAATGTGGTCATCGTGGCCGTGGAGGCCGAGACCGCAGAGGCCATCGCCGAAGCCACACATGAGGGCAGGCTCCATCTGAGCCTGGTCGGCAGGCAGGGCTGA
- a CDS encoding DUF4011 domain-containing protein, whose product MSEKPDAESTEHAEHADGAPAGGDVTAWIESLGTGTENDTMLRFTPSQYNAIDLTEGNTSGIMQLFAGRRTRLSTLLNEAGAFSAGRQAAQGIRAKIREMSEERGIDVGFLAAGIASWTEASSSGGSEQFTAPVMLVPISLRPREESNDDYEIQFTGPARLNPALARHMLAHHGLLLDPVEFHNAGYATARFDPVRTAELLSRLASRAAPAQESSRAALDSLQVWRQVYVSSFADLADLGNPSALNLDHPVLRALASGTRLPQREAEQALADLPPLDERDPREELLVADADADQQAALDAILAGTSAVVSAPPGTGQTQTAINAAAGLAWQGKRVLVVAERAAVLEEFKRRLSDVRLGTLAMHVPASATPEELRDQMIRALRRAERAEPPRQGALHAKLAERRHQLVDHVKSLHNVRSRWQCSPYQAMQALAALTSLNPAPSTSVRLKRSVLDNTVDRSQVAVKLKRAAELGSFSPETRSSPWFGARLSNRQETRDALTLVRQLNEELPRLKGQMQDAVEQVGVELGTSFADWHAQVVLFQRVQESLGKFSHDVYAKPVDDLIAATAPGWWRRQHNVEMSSMTRSRLRRVAKEYVRPGASINDLHSSLVDIQSEREEWGTWTPRDAKNPSLPKAPKNLDRLADIMGDVQTQLEKLVSVLAPVTEAADGTAGTAEEVAGRKDREQPDEVRGGSLTLMDMPAEKMLQTVETLASDERPLETLPERTLLTEQLREQGFRELLDDFAARQVGQDQVADELELAWWQSALEAMISGDDYLAMTTGENLRTIEAEFRQADAAHIETGAQRLNHRLAVRWKSAVETHPAAAAQLKTLLRDTAPIVPDLEEVEPALTQPLVPLWTTSPLGLAEQFPHDPSGSGTSSAEFDAVLLLDAETLAVPAALAAISRAEQVVAFGDPVSGAPKQFQVSADPIAREAEQQVPDSIYAELAAVLPEHRLRRVHRGVDQELTSIISESLYGGELVRLPDAAQLTGQGRSLSVEYLGANSNRPGGRDSVESPTVEVNRVVDMVFEHVRANRDRSLAVITGSEWHARRVADAIRLNLANHSWAKPYFEHGAAGSGVGAGETFVVAPVERAHGLVRDDVIFSLGFGRSIKGDAVHTFGELSEARGREYFAAAMTRAREQLKIVTSLAPSDLNPDLLDAGAAEMYRLLETAMGSEDNPTASASLTDPLVLDLVDRIRARGGRVEDGFRGTLDLAACPRKVTPMSKVVPLAMASDGTQSYAQMSVRERSRQRPEAFERLGWNYMVLWTIEVFSDPIRCTEVVADKVGLAAGPEFAEAGRIALNTTGALADRLPKEGAGARIQTGRSQPVRFGGAADAEDEEAHRPAKQWPSPRERGKWVQ is encoded by the coding sequence GTGAGCGAGAAGCCTGACGCTGAGAGCACGGAGCACGCTGAGCATGCCGACGGCGCCCCTGCGGGCGGTGACGTCACGGCGTGGATCGAGTCGCTGGGAACCGGCACGGAGAATGACACGATGCTGCGGTTCACCCCCTCGCAGTACAACGCGATCGACCTGACCGAGGGAAACACCTCGGGGATCATGCAGCTCTTCGCGGGGCGCCGCACCCGGCTCTCCACGCTGCTCAACGAGGCCGGTGCCTTCAGCGCCGGCCGCCAGGCGGCCCAGGGCATCCGGGCCAAGATCCGGGAGATGTCCGAGGAGCGCGGCATCGACGTCGGCTTCCTGGCCGCCGGGATCGCCTCCTGGACCGAGGCCTCCTCCTCGGGAGGCTCTGAGCAGTTCACCGCTCCAGTCATGCTGGTCCCGATCAGCCTGCGCCCGCGCGAGGAGAGCAACGACGACTACGAGATCCAGTTCACCGGACCGGCGCGGCTGAACCCCGCGCTGGCCCGGCACATGCTCGCCCACCACGGGCTGCTGCTGGACCCGGTGGAGTTCCACAACGCCGGCTACGCCACCGCCCGCTTCGACCCGGTGCGCACTGCCGAGCTGCTCTCCCGGCTGGCCTCTCGCGCCGCACCGGCTCAGGAATCCAGCCGCGCCGCTCTGGATTCCCTGCAGGTCTGGCGGCAGGTCTATGTCTCCAGCTTCGCCGACCTGGCGGATCTGGGGAATCCCTCCGCTCTGAACCTGGACCACCCGGTGCTGCGCGCCCTGGCCTCCGGCACCCGGCTGCCCCAGCGCGAGGCCGAACAGGCCTTGGCCGATCTCCCGCCGCTGGATGAGCGCGATCCGCGGGAGGAGCTGCTGGTGGCCGACGCCGACGCCGATCAGCAGGCCGCCCTGGACGCCATCCTCGCCGGCACCTCGGCCGTGGTCTCCGCACCCCCGGGCACCGGACAGACTCAGACCGCCATCAACGCCGCCGCCGGGCTGGCCTGGCAGGGCAAGCGGGTGCTGGTGGTCGCCGAGCGCGCTGCTGTGCTGGAGGAGTTCAAGCGCCGGCTCAGCGACGTCCGTCTGGGCACTCTGGCCATGCACGTGCCGGCCTCAGCCACCCCGGAGGAGCTGCGCGATCAGATGATCCGCGCCCTGCGCCGTGCCGAACGTGCCGAGCCTCCGCGTCAAGGGGCGCTGCACGCCAAGCTCGCCGAGCGCCGCCACCAGCTGGTGGATCACGTCAAGTCGCTGCACAATGTGCGCTCCCGCTGGCAGTGCTCGCCCTACCAGGCGATGCAGGCGCTGGCCGCGCTGACCTCGCTGAACCCCGCACCCTCCACCTCGGTGCGGCTGAAGCGTTCGGTCCTGGACAACACGGTGGACCGCAGCCAGGTGGCGGTGAAGCTCAAGCGCGCCGCCGAGCTGGGGTCCTTCTCCCCGGAGACCCGCAGCAGTCCCTGGTTCGGAGCACGGCTGTCCAACCGGCAGGAGACCCGCGATGCCCTGACGCTGGTCCGGCAGCTGAACGAGGAGCTGCCCCGGCTGAAGGGACAGATGCAGGACGCCGTCGAGCAGGTCGGCGTCGAGCTGGGCACCAGCTTTGCCGACTGGCACGCGCAGGTGGTGCTGTTCCAGCGTGTCCAGGAGTCGCTGGGCAAGTTCAGCCACGACGTCTACGCCAAACCCGTCGATGACCTGATCGCGGCCACGGCGCCGGGCTGGTGGAGGCGCCAGCACAACGTGGAGATGTCCTCGATGACCCGCTCCCGCCTGCGTCGGGTGGCCAAGGAGTACGTGCGCCCCGGGGCCTCCATCAACGACCTCCACAGCTCTCTGGTGGACATCCAGTCCGAGCGTGAGGAGTGGGGCACCTGGACGCCGCGGGACGCGAAGAACCCGTCGCTGCCCAAGGCGCCGAAGAACCTGGACCGGCTGGCCGACATCATGGGAGATGTCCAGACCCAGCTGGAGAAGCTGGTCTCGGTGCTGGCTCCGGTGACTGAGGCCGCAGACGGGACTGCCGGGACTGCGGAGGAGGTTGCGGGCCGGAAGGACCGTGAGCAGCCGGACGAGGTCCGCGGCGGCTCCCTGACGCTGATGGACATGCCTGCAGAGAAGATGCTGCAGACGGTGGAGACCCTCGCCTCCGATGAACGGCCGCTGGAGACCCTGCCCGAGCGCACGCTGCTGACCGAGCAGCTGCGCGAGCAGGGCTTCCGCGAGCTGCTCGATGACTTCGCCGCCCGGCAGGTCGGCCAGGACCAGGTGGCCGATGAGCTGGAGCTGGCCTGGTGGCAGTCCGCCCTGGAAGCCATGATCTCCGGCGACGACTACCTGGCGATGACCACCGGCGAGAACCTGCGGACCATCGAGGCCGAGTTCCGCCAGGCCGACGCCGCCCACATCGAGACCGGTGCCCAGCGGCTGAACCACCGGCTCGCCGTGCGGTGGAAGTCCGCCGTGGAGACACATCCGGCCGCCGCCGCACAGCTGAAGACGCTGCTGCGCGACACCGCCCCCATCGTCCCGGACCTCGAGGAGGTGGAGCCGGCCCTGACCCAGCCGCTGGTCCCCCTCTGGACGACCTCGCCGCTGGGGCTGGCCGAGCAGTTCCCGCACGATCCCTCCGGCTCCGGCACCAGCTCCGCCGAGTTCGACGCGGTGCTGCTGCTCGATGCCGAGACTCTGGCGGTCCCGGCCGCACTGGCGGCGATCTCCCGGGCCGAGCAGGTGGTGGCCTTCGGCGACCCGGTCTCCGGAGCGCCCAAGCAGTTCCAGGTTTCAGCGGATCCGATCGCCCGCGAGGCCGAGCAGCAGGTCCCGGACTCCATCTACGCCGAGCTCGCCGCAGTGCTGCCGGAGCACCGGCTGCGCCGTGTTCACCGTGGGGTGGACCAGGAGCTGACCAGCATCATCTCAGAGTCGCTCTACGGCGGGGAACTGGTGCGCCTTCCCGACGCCGCCCAGCTCACCGGCCAGGGCCGCAGCCTCAGCGTGGAGTACCTCGGGGCGAACAGCAACCGTCCCGGCGGACGCGACTCGGTGGAGTCTCCCACTGTGGAGGTCAACCGGGTGGTGGACATGGTCTTCGAACACGTCCGGGCCAACCGGGACCGCTCCCTGGCGGTCATCACCGGTTCCGAGTGGCACGCACGCCGCGTGGCCGATGCGATCCGACTCAACCTGGCCAACCACTCCTGGGCCAAACCGTACTTCGAGCACGGCGCGGCCGGTTCCGGCGTCGGGGCGGGGGAGACCTTCGTGGTGGCTCCGGTGGAGCGGGCCCACGGCCTGGTCCGCGACGACGTCATCTTCTCCTTGGGCTTCGGGCGCTCCATCAAGGGTGACGCCGTGCACACCTTCGGCGAGCTCTCCGAAGCCCGCGGACGCGAGTACTTCGCCGCCGCGATGACCCGAGCCCGCGAGCAGCTGAAGATCGTGACCTCGCTGGCCCCCTCGGACCTCAACCCGGACCTGCTCGACGCCGGTGCCGCCGAGATGTACCGGCTGCTGGAGACCGCGATGGGCTCTGAGGACAATCCGACGGCGTCTGCCTCACTGACCGACCCGCTGGTGTTGGACCTGGTGGACAGGATCCGTGCCCGCGGCGGCCGGGTGGAGGACGGCTTCCGCGGCACACTGGACCTGGCCGCCTGCCCGCGCAAGGTCACTCCGATGTCCAAGGTGGTGCCCCTGGCGATGGCCTCGGACGGCACCCAGAGCTACGCGCAGATGTCGGTGCGCGAGCGCTCCCGTCAGCGCCCCGAGGCCTTCGAGCGGCTGGGCTGGAACTACATGGTGCTCTGGACCATCGAGGTCTTCTCCGACCCGATCCGCTGCACCGAAGTGGTCGCCGACAAGGTGGGCCTGGCCGCTGGGCCGGAGTTCGCCGAGGCCGGACGGATCGCGCTGAACACCACCGGTGCCCTGGCCGACCGTCTCCCCAAGGAGGGGGCTGGAGCACGCATCCAGACCGGACGGTCGCAGCCGGTGCGCTTCGGCGGGGCCGCCGACGCGGAGGACGAGGAGGCGCACCGCCCTGCCAAGCAGTGGCCATCACCCCGGGAGCGGGGCAAGTGGGTGCAGTGA
- a CDS encoding 5-formyltetrahydrofolate cyclo-ligase, giving the protein MARERSKQEIRAELRQARRRLSGSVLHARAEQLSRLLLEQIPADQRVLAYLPTPGEPDVQQFLTAHHGRGGEVFVPVITGQRQMLWVSWSPQAPTQRSDFAPVEEPEGDRLHLREILQESPELTVLVPAVAVDRAGGRLGQGGGYYDSLLGPEGAAASLLSPQSAIRVIAVVHPEETLEPGSFEVLPHDLRVREIVTSERLLRTAIYC; this is encoded by the coding sequence GTGGCACGTGAGCGTTCCAAACAGGAGATCCGGGCCGAACTGCGCCAGGCACGACGCCGGCTGAGCGGCTCGGTCCTCCACGCGCGGGCTGAGCAGCTCAGCCGCCTGCTGCTGGAGCAGATCCCGGCGGACCAGCGCGTACTGGCCTACCTGCCCACGCCGGGCGAACCCGATGTGCAGCAGTTCCTGACCGCCCATCACGGTCGCGGCGGCGAAGTGTTCGTGCCGGTGATCACCGGGCAGCGCCAGATGCTGTGGGTGTCCTGGAGCCCGCAGGCGCCCACCCAGCGCAGCGACTTCGCCCCGGTCGAGGAGCCGGAAGGAGATCGGCTCCATCTGCGGGAGATCCTGCAGGAATCGCCCGAGCTCACCGTGCTGGTCCCGGCTGTGGCGGTGGATCGAGCCGGTGGTCGGCTGGGCCAGGGCGGCGGCTACTACGACTCCCTGCTCGGCCCCGAAGGTGCTGCGGCGTCTCTGCTCAGCCCCCAGTCCGCGATCCGGGTCATCGCCGTGGTGCATCCGGAGGAGACCCTGGAGCCTGGGAGCTTCGAGGTCCTGCCCCACGATCTGCGTGTCCGGGAGATCGTGACCTCCGAGCGCCTGCTGCGGACCGCTATATACTGTTGA
- a CDS encoding phosphotransferase: protein MHYLPPETSPAEGRSWLIERVWPAASAPLPVEVRAADGVEPVLRAGWFHPGEGASASTLQLLPAGEDPRLKALASAAADGVVVSHRPGKRAVVRREGGAGGGGTRFVKVVRPGRTAEIMEGIRRAQAFDGPFRTPRVLGSDESTVSFEALRGTSLHEAHRFSAADWEVAWAQVLEAWETTIQHPGELPEGTPVHDADAEIAVLRRWAQHAQPVIEDFELLVDAVESAAHRLQEAPAGKVVPAHRDLHDKQLLWSPDHGPGVLDVDTACLAPPALDLANLRAHARWRAEQGVWSREQSAAVVRAINDTAYRAGVAQDTLSAYEQATLLRLGCVYAFRPRYPAAAAELRRALRSSLPG from the coding sequence GTGCACTATCTACCCCCTGAGACTTCCCCTGCGGAGGGCCGTTCCTGGCTGATCGAGCGCGTCTGGCCCGCCGCCTCAGCTCCGCTGCCGGTGGAGGTCCGTGCCGCCGACGGCGTCGAGCCTGTGCTGCGGGCCGGCTGGTTCCACCCCGGCGAGGGCGCCTCCGCCAGCACGCTGCAGCTGCTGCCTGCCGGTGAGGATCCCAGGCTCAAGGCTCTGGCCAGCGCTGCCGCAGACGGCGTCGTGGTCTCACACCGTCCGGGAAAGCGGGCCGTGGTGCGGCGTGAAGGTGGCGCTGGCGGCGGCGGAACCCGGTTCGTCAAAGTGGTGCGCCCGGGCCGTACTGCCGAGATCATGGAGGGAATCCGGCGAGCGCAGGCCTTCGACGGGCCCTTCCGCACACCCCGCGTGCTGGGCTCCGATGAGTCCACCGTGAGCTTCGAAGCTCTGCGCGGGACGAGCCTGCATGAGGCCCACCGCTTCTCGGCCGCCGACTGGGAGGTGGCCTGGGCGCAGGTGCTCGAGGCCTGGGAGACCACCATCCAGCATCCCGGCGAGCTGCCGGAGGGCACACCGGTCCATGACGCGGATGCCGAGATCGCCGTGCTGCGCCGATGGGCTCAGCATGCTCAGCCGGTCATCGAGGACTTCGAGCTGCTGGTCGACGCCGTGGAGTCGGCGGCCCACCGGCTGCAGGAGGCGCCTGCGGGGAAGGTGGTCCCGGCGCACCGGGACCTGCATGACAAACAGCTTCTGTGGTCGCCCGATCACGGCCCCGGAGTTCTGGACGTGGACACCGCCTGTCTGGCCCCGCCGGCCCTGGATCTGGCGAATCTGCGGGCTCATGCGCGGTGGCGGGCCGAGCAGGGCGTGTGGTCCCGGGAGCAGTCTGCGGCGGTGGTCCGGGCGATCAATGACACTGCCTACCGCGCCGGCGTCGCCCAGGACACGCTGTCCGCCTATGAACAGGCCACTCTGCTGCGCCTGGGCTGTGTCTACGCCTTCCGTCCGCGCTACCCCGCTGCCGCAGCCGAGCTGCGCCGTGCTCTCCGTTCCTCTCTGCCTGGGTGA